ACAGGGGCCCCTTCCTATTAGCTGGTTTTATCACAGGGGCCCCTTCCTATTAGCTGGTTTTGTTACAGGGGCCCCTTCCTATTAGCTGGTTTTATTACAGGGGCCCCTTCCTTTTAGTTGGTTTTATTACAGAGGCCCCTTCCTATTAACTGGCTTTATTATGGGGGCCCCTTCCTATTAGCTGGCTTTATTACGGGGGCCCCTTACTATTATCTGGTTTTATTACAGGGGCCCCTTCCTATTAGCTGGTTTTATTACAGGGGCCCCTTCCTATTAGCTGGTTTTATTACAGGGGCCCCTTCCTATTAGCTGGTTTTATTACAGGGACCCCTTCCTATTAGCTGGTTTTATTACAGGGGCCCCTTCCTATTAGCTGGCCTTATTACAGGGGCCCCTTCCTATTAGCTGGTTTTATTACAGGGGCCCCTTCCTATTAGCTGGTTTTATTACAGGGGCCCCTTCCTATTAGCTGGCCTTATTACAGGGGCCCCTTCCTATTAGCTGGTTTTATTACAGGGGCCCCTTCCTATTAGCTGGTTTATTACAGGGCCCCCTTCCTATTAGCTGATTTTGTCCCCAGAATAACCCGCCAGATGACCATTGGGGGGACACCACGCCTACCCCATGTAGCCGAGCAGGGCATTATACTACTGATGGTGGATTTGAGAAGCATGTCTGTATGTTATGTGTAAGCAGCGTTTGGTGTGGGTAGTGTTTACATGTCTGTATGGTATGTGTAAGTGGTGTTTACATGTCTGTATGGTATGTGTAAGTGGTGTTTACATGCCTGTATGGTATGTGTAAGTGGTGTTTACATGTCTGTATGTTATTTGTAAGTGGTGTTTACATGTCTGTATGTTATTTGTAAGTGGTGTTTACATGTCTGTATGTTATTTGTAAGTAGTGTTTACATGTCTGTATGTTATTTGTAAGTGGTGTTTACATGTCTGTATGTTATGTGTAAGTGGTGTTTACATGTCTGTATGGTATGTGTAAGTAGTGTTTACATGCCTGTATGGTATGTGTAAGTGGTGTTTACATGTCTGTATGTTATTTGTAAGTGGTGTTTACATGTCTGTATGGTATGTGTAAGTGGTGTTTACATGTCTGTATGGTATGTGTGTGCAACGTTTGTATTATTGCCTCAATTTAAAATAGTTTGATAATCTTTACAAATAATTCAATATTTCTGAATaaacttttttaataattaaacgatcactatactgtcaggaaaacaaacccgttttcctgacactatataatccttgggggaccctcaccctcagggtcccccttccgctgggctgaaggggtttaaaccccttcagccacttaccttaatacagcgccgggctccctcggcgctggtgacctcttctcccccgttgatgtcagctcctgagtggagcggaatgcgcatgcacagcaagagccgcgcgcgcattctaacagttcataggaaagcatttctcaatgctttcctatagacgttctgcacactgaatgcgaatttcgcatccatcgttgcagaagcgcctctagtggctgtcaggaagacagccactagaggttggattaaccctgcaatgtaaacgtagcagtttctctgaaactgctacgtttacatgtgaagggttaaaacctgagggacctggcacccagaccacttcattgagctgaagtggtctgggtgactatagtgtcccattaaatactatgaaaaatattaatttaaaaaaaaattgcatttggatatttttaaaataaatttatagaTAGATGACCTATTTTTGATAtttgaatgttttttgtttttttttaaacatatatagtcAAAAATAAGGTCTAATTACATTCTGTAGCCGGTAACAGTGTTTCAATGTATCACAatgtattagacttgtgcatgcaGTTCGTAATTTGTCCAATTTTTGGACGATTGGTAGTTAATTTTaccatattaagggttaataagtgtgtaggggtttagaaatatCCCACTCTCTGTCACATTggagattttgtcttttagctgATACAGCAAGGTGAGTTGTTTTTGTAGGACTCACCtatgaggtttgccttgacgtgtcaGGTGAGCTTACATCTAGTGGTCATTGGAGTGACACTAAAAAagtccagttatttaaatgtaaatagggAGTTGGGATAGTTCACAAGTAACTTTGCTCTTTGCTTTTCCTACATAATATTTGCCTTTTTCCCTACCATATGGTTTGTCTGAATTGTTTTCCCAAAATAATAGCATGGACGAAATTTGGCCCATACTGACTGAATCAAAgctttttatttggacacattgaTTGGGCCGAAATGGACTTTCACGCTGAGCATAATTCTACAACGTATCATGAAAGCTCATTGTGCGTATTGGAAAACATTGGGTTTTACTGCAGGGGTTAATACAACCTACATGCCATGTCTCCACTGCCAGGCAGGTTAagtaaatcaaaaaataaaacgagtgcgatttaaaaaaaaacccaagtaTAAATAGTACAACCAATAGTTTGCTTTTACGTAGCTGACTGTTAAATAAATCTCACATGTGACAGTTCCTCTTCAGCCAATGGCTTGAACTGCCTACACAGCATGCCACGACCCCCATTGCATATCTCCCAAGTCCCtctatttaggagagacagtccctatttaGGACCTAAATTcctctttccctctttttttatccctctgtccctcttttctaggagctccatattggtgtgtctgagtgtgtaacagagctccacagcaataatactcccagtaatgtgtctaagtgtataacagagctccacggcaataatactcccagtaatgtgactgtgtgtataacagagctccactgcaataatactcccagtaatgtgtctgagtgtataacagagctccacggcaataatactcccagtaatgtgactgtgtgtataacagagctccacggcaataatactcccagtaatgtgactgtgtgtataacagagctccactgcaataatactcccagtaatgtgtctgagtgtataacagagctccacggcaataatactcccagtaatgtgactgtgtgtataacagagctccacggcaataatactcccagtaatgtgactgtgtgtataacagagctccacggcaataatactcccagtaatgtgtctgagtgtataacagagctccgcagcaataatactcccagtaatgtgcctgagtgcataacagagctccacagcaataatactcccagtaatgtgtctgagtgtataacagagctccacagcaataacactcccagtaatgtgtctgagtgtataacagagctccacagcaataatactcccagtaatgtgtctgagtgtataacagagctccacagcaataatactcccagtaatgtgtctgagtgtataacagaactccacagcaataatactcccagtaatgtgtctgagtgtataacagagctccacagcaataacactcccagtaatgtgtctaagtgtataacagagctccacggcaataatactcccagtaatgtgtctgtgtgtataacagagctccacagcaataatactcccagtaatgtgcctgagtgcataacagagctccacagcaataatactcccagtaatgtgtctgagtgtataacagagctccacagctataatactccctgACACTGGCCACCCCCATTGCCCAACTTTGACCACTTttgaccactttttagaacagaacactttgataaatgtcCCCCACGTGACTATCTGCCCCAGGAGACTACAAAACACGCACAGTACCTGTAAGAAGTAAGAACCTAAGGGATCATCCTTATTTTCCTCATTATAGAAAAGTCCGCCGGCTACAAAGATCTGGTTTTCCTTGGTTACCAGACTGATGTGATTTTTGGGAATTTGTGCTGAGAGTGAGGCAAAGAAGCATTCGTTTGCACTGGGGTCATAAGCTACAGCTCCCGTGTCACTTATCATGAATATAAGGTCCCTTAAGAACATTCCAAACCGCAGTGTGTCGTTCAGAATCCCAGGTAACAAttcttcttcctcctcttcttccaCATTTCCATTCACTACTGTTTCCCCATCTTTTCCCTCTTTCACTGAAGACTTCTTTTTTAAGACAGGTAATTTTCCATTATGGGCTTCATTGACCATCTCAAGTTTTTTTAAGAGTTCCATATTGGATTTTACTAACTCATTCTTTTCCACCTTGTTCTTTAAGTAGTCTGGGGAGATAAGACGGAAGCGAATACTTTCAAATATGACTGGTAGGGCTTCGATACGTTTCTCCTTGTCCCTTGCGGCCCATTTCATGACCACCTCAAACACGTCCTCTTCCTTCTCCACATTCAGGGAGTCGCTGGAGATAATAGCTATCAGCTCATCCGGACCAAGTTGGTAGAACTCTTCATCTCTGCTGATTAAATTAAAACGATCACACAAAAAATCCCGGGCAGACACAGCCAGTCGAGCACAGTCCAGCATCAAACCCAGTCGAAATATAGCCAGGCAGTTACTGAGACACAGCTTTTTTTGGAGGAATGAAACACATACTGTAAATATCGACGGGATCTGAAGCATATTGGCCACCGAAAATATGTCCTGCACGTTTGTCTCTGTGATTTCGATCTCAGAAGTGTAGATGTAATTAAGAATTTTTCCCATGACTTCCGGGTCCACATCTTCTAGTTCAATTTCTTTTTTCTTACTCTCCTCCAAGTCTGAAAGGAACATTGCCCTAAAGTAAGGACTGCAGGCTGACAGCACCAGCCTGTGGCAGGGAAACTCCTTTCCTTTTATCTTCAGAATACAATCTATAAACTTATTGTGATCCAACATATCTTTGAGTCCATCTTGGAGTAAAGTTTGCTGATAGAGACGTAACTCTTCAGCTTGTTGTACCGAAAGCGCCATATTTGCTACGTTGTTTCGTTgtttcctttctgttccttccttTGCCCAGCCCAGGGACCAGAGGCCTATATGTCTTGCTTCAAAAAGAAAAGGAGTCTAAGAGACCGAGAGAGGTTTCCTGCTGCAGAATCTGATATTCGAACCAGCATTGAGAAATTCTGCTTGTACAGCTGACACGACCTTACAGCTGTAAGGGTTTTTATATATAGCAGCAACATTACAAAGCAAGGGAATCATTACGAGAAGATCTCATTTAGACGTGACACATTGGAAGACCAAAAGAGACAGCTGTCTTTGCAGCCTGGAATCACTAAGCATGGCTCTGTCCAAGCGTGACTCATCAGTGGAAGAGTGTGAGCTTAATCTGACGCCTCATTTCTCGACATGAACACCTACAACTTTTCATGGCAAAATTATTTAGTTTAGTTCCTCCGAATAGATGAGTCCATGACTGAAAGATTTCCTGCACTCACCTCGGAGGCGATGGAATGATCATCACTAGATCGTAGAatagaacagatttttttttaaaatcttttattgATATTAAACTGGGGAatttgaatgttttaatatgataGAAATTTTGTTTCAAGCCAGGTTTAATTTCCTAAAAGAAACACAATTTATATATTTGCTCATATTTCTCTAAAGCAGTTTTACAATCAAAATATCATAAATCAGCAAgatttaaaaaacagaaatttcTTACATAGAGTAAAAGTCCAAGTAGTTTGTTTATTGAGGCGATTTAACGAAAATAGtaatttgtatgtatatacatttctCACGTTTCTTGGCTAAAGAAATGCGAGAACTCATGTTTCCACAGCTATCCCAGAAATCCCAGCTTCACATGCAAATTAACATAAACAGGCATCGTGCTTCAGACTTCATACTGCATGTCCACAGATGCTCTTGGCAATGTGCGCTGTGTTAAACACAGCTTTACGACCTTGTGGGTCTCATTATAAAAGTGCCGATTCTGGTCTCAAAGTTGAAGTCTCTCTGAAAGCCTCTAGTTAGGTGCTAAAAAGATTCCATTCTTTTTGGTCTCACCATAACCTTTATGACACCTAGCTTTAGGCTCTCTGAGAGGCTTCAACATCAGACCAGAACTGGTGTCATGTTGATAAGACCCTCAAGGTCAAAACCTTGTCCATGGCTGGTTTTCTGGTCACTGGTCCTTTTGGATCACATCCTATGCTACGAGGTAAAAAGGTGTGTTTAAAACAGTGCCAATTGCTTAGCATCGTAACAGAAAAGCTGTATGAAGTCTGATACTCAATGTCTGTCTGCGCTCCTTTGCGTGTCaggctgggaactctgggatataAGCATTATTTCTCGAGTTTCTGTGCCAAAGGCACAAAGGTTGATACACAGgagtaatgtatatatatttaaataatatcgcAAAAGCAATAAACAACATGGAGTGTTTTTAAaagtgtgttttaatattttatttttttgtaaatatatttttattgaagatgTTTGTATAAGAATGGCAGTAAGGAAATcagggactcgcaggtcccacagcatagaaataaaaataataataataaaatacaggaGAAGACGACATGCAGGTCTCTAAGTTTGAAATTTACACTCCGGAAGGAAGAGATAACAATATCAACGACAATCTTGAGGAATAATGTGAGATATGCAGATCTCAACTTGTAAGCTGAATGTTTAGAACTGGCCCCCTAGAAAGGACCACTCTGAAGCAAAGAATGATTATCGACCCGTTCTCTGTCTTTTGAAAGGTAATGTCTGAGGCCCTGTGATTGTCATTTTTCCCAAAGTGCTACCCTCATGGGGCTGCCATCTCCCAGCCCCTCTCCGTCCTTGTCATTTTAAGAAACCTGTTGCTGGGCTCCATAGGGACACTCCTTTCGAGCCTTTGTGTTGTATCTTGTAGGCTTGGCAAGGTGGGATTTTCGAGAGGGTCCACTCACAGAGAAAGTGGTTACGGTAGCACGAGGGAGCATAGGAAAAACCATGGTGATCATAATCCAAAATTTAAGTGTTACCTATTCCATTTTGGTAAAGGTACCCTTGTGAGTCTTTTCCCTTCCGCAGTCATTAACATTGTCGTCCTCTACAACTATGCCTTATAGATCAGAAAAGTAAACAGCAGCAGAAGAACAGAAAAGGAAAGAACGTGAGGGTATATATATGGGTAGGAATGTGGGTACAGAAGTGAGTGTAAGAGCGGCCGCCCGGTCGCATTCCCTATAGGTGCGCCTGAAACTCCTCCTCAGAAGTTGTCAGTaaccaatgtgtccaaatgtcgGAGTACACCAcgtgttttaattttactattataATTTCCATAGCACCAATATACACCGTACCATTAATCAGTTTTGTGATGGAcattttaaagtggctctgtcaccttctggggtgTTGGTATCTCTTGTAAAGACACCGGATGGTGACCTGGCTACTTGGTGTGCGGTGGCCCAAGGGTGCAGAGGAAGgtaggttttacttacctgaagctgttcCTTGTGGCTGCCATCTCCATCTCTGCCAGGAGCCCCTATCTCACAAGAACATAGAATACTGAAGTCcatggaggatcccgcaagaccacagaatcctccatagacatTGTCTTCACTAATGGCAGCTGTGAGAACTGACCAAATCTGACCGcggtagctctgccttttgttAAGTTTTGCCAAGTGGAGGGAAAATAAATTTTTCTTATGAAATCTTTTGatttgggttggaatttcagtttcAATAATAGTCAATGTATTTCAATAATCCAttcatttcatgtattttttgggggggagagagggactgATAAATCAATTGAACAGAAACTAGAGGTGAGGAATTTCTGCTTTTACAGCTGGGTCTATGTCTCTGGGGCAGTCGGTGGTTACTTTTTATATCTCAATACTGAACATTTCCACTTTTTACtcatcttgtttgtttttttggaaaaAGCTTCATGCATATTGTATACCCTCCAgcattggaggaaagacgagacagggggaatatgatagaaacatttaaatacataaagggaatcaacacagtaaaggaggagactatatttaaaagaaggaaaaactaccgcaacaagaggacatagtcttaaattagagggacaaaggtttaaaaataatatcacaaagtattactttactgagagggtagtggatgcatggaatatccttccagctgaagtggtagaggttaacacagtgaaggagtttaagcatgcgtggtataggcataaggctatctaactataagataatgccagggactaatgaaagtatttagaaaattgggcagactagatgggccgaatggttcttatctgccgtcacattctatgtttctatgttatggaTGCAGGATTGGAGTGGGCGTCAATGCTGCTCAACAATTGTACAGACACACCTTAGAAGCAGGGGGCCCTTCTGAAAAGGGTGTCATGTCACTTGCCCAAGCCCTCTCCCAGCCTTGAGTTCTCAGGCACAGAGCAGCTGTACTCCCCCAACATAAGGACGGCTCCTTCCTTCACTCTGCAAGTGTTTGTCTTTACTCTGAGCATTCCTTGTGCATCGAATGATACTCGCGTGCTGCACTTTCTGGTGACATTTACTTGGTGTCAACAGACGTAGGATAACAGGGGACAACCCAAGACAGCCAGACAAGGACCCAAACTAAGGCCATCCAACCAAACTGGAACTGGTGGGAATTGTGGAATTAAGATGGTAAAAAATTCCCACAAGGATTCATACTGGTCAACC
The nucleotide sequence above comes from Pelobates fuscus isolate aPelFus1 chromosome 4, aPelFus1.pri, whole genome shotgun sequence. Encoded proteins:
- the KLHL40 gene encoding kelch-like protein 40 → MALSVQQAEELRLYQQTLLQDGLKDMLDHNKFIDCILKIKGKEFPCHRLVLSACSPYFRAMFLSDLEESKKKEIELEDVDPEVMGKILNYIYTSEIEITETNVQDIFSVANMLQIPSIFTVCVSFLQKKLCLSNCLAIFRLGLMLDCARLAVSARDFLCDRFNLISRDEEFYQLGPDELIAIISSDSLNVEKEEDVFEVVMKWAARDKEKRIEALPVIFESIRFRLISPDYLKNKVEKNELVKSNMELLKKLEMVNEAHNGKLPVLKKKSSVKEGKDGETVVNGNVEEEEEEELLPGILNDTLRFGMFLRDLIFMISDTGAVAYDPSANECFFASLSAQIPKNHISLVTKENQIFVAGGLFYNEENKDDPLGSYFLQFDHLDSDWLGMPPVPSARCLFGLGESENSIYLIGGKELKEGEQILDSVLCYDRPSFKWGESDPLPYQVYGHTVVSHNNLVYVLGGKGIDKKCLSRVCVYNPQKFEWKDIAPMKTARSLFGATIHKGKIFVAAGVTDTGLTNTIEAYDIKNNKWEDFTEFAQERSSLSLVSMDGTLYAIGGFATLETETQELVPTELNDIWRYNEEEKKWEGTLKEIRFASGATFLAAHLNILRLTKM